The Beijerinckiaceae bacterium RH AL1 genome has a segment encoding these proteins:
- a CDS encoding putative DNA modification/repair radical SAM protein (ID:RHAL1_00223;~source:Prodigal:2.6), producing the protein MPSTLEKLAILADAAKYDASCASSGTDKKSSLKTKGIGSTEGMGICHAYAPDGRCISLLKILLTNYCRFDCHYCVNRVSSNVPRARFSVDEVVDLTIGFYKRNYIEGLFLSSGIIQSPDYTMEQVVAVARKLRTEHRFSGYIHLKTIPDADPDLLAEAGRWADRLSINVELPSQTSLERLAPEKNGARIRKAMGGMRLRIDDAKGERKLSRKAPRFAPAGQSTQMIIGADPSDDAAILRQSSSLYASYGLRRVYYSAFSPIPDSSRLLPLAPPPLMREHRLYQADWLLRFYGFGVDEIVGASDRGMLDLAVDPKTAWALAHRDFFPVDVNRADREALLRIPGLGVKAIAKLLAARRYRTLRLDDLSRLCHSVKKMMPFILCADWQPGGLTDASGLAARLAAPPQQLSLFA; encoded by the coding sequence ATGCCCTCGACCCTGGAAAAGCTGGCGATCCTCGCCGACGCGGCGAAATACGACGCGTCGTGCGCTTCGAGCGGCACCGACAAGAAGTCATCGCTGAAGACGAAGGGCATTGGCTCGACCGAGGGCATGGGGATCTGCCATGCCTATGCGCCCGACGGGCGTTGTATTTCGCTCCTGAAGATCCTGCTTACCAACTACTGTCGCTTCGACTGCCACTATTGCGTCAATCGCGTCTCCTCGAACGTGCCGCGGGCCCGCTTCTCGGTCGACGAGGTCGTCGACCTGACGATCGGCTTCTATAAGCGCAACTACATCGAGGGCCTGTTCCTCTCCTCCGGGATCATCCAGTCGCCGGACTACACCATGGAGCAGGTCGTCGCGGTCGCCCGCAAGCTGCGCACCGAGCATCGCTTCTCCGGCTACATCCACCTGAAAACGATTCCCGACGCCGACCCGGATCTGCTCGCCGAGGCGGGACGCTGGGCCGATCGCCTGTCGATCAACGTGGAGCTGCCGTCGCAGACGAGCCTCGAGCGGCTGGCGCCGGAGAAGAACGGCGCTCGTATCCGCAAGGCGATGGGCGGCATGCGGCTACGCATCGACGACGCGAAGGGCGAGCGCAAGCTGTCCCGCAAGGCGCCGCGCTTCGCGCCGGCGGGACAGTCGACGCAGATGATCATCGGCGCTGATCCCTCGGATGACGCGGCGATCCTGCGCCAAAGCTCGTCGCTCTATGCGAGCTACGGGCTGCGCCGCGTCTACTATTCCGCGTTCTCGCCGATCCCCGATTCGAGCCGCCTGCTGCCGCTCGCGCCGCCGCCGCTGATGCGGGAGCACCGCCTCTACCAGGCCGACTGGCTGCTTCGTTTCTACGGCTTCGGGGTCGACGAGATCGTTGGCGCCTCCGACCGCGGCATGCTCGACCTCGCCGTCGACCCAAAGACCGCCTGGGCGCTCGCCCATCGCGACTTCTTTCCCGTCGACGTCAACCGCGCCGATCGCGAGGCGCTCCTGCGGATCCCCGGGCTCGGCGTCAAGGCCATCGCCAAGCTGCTCGCGGCGCGTCGGTATCGGACGCTGCGCCTGGACGATCTTTCCCGCCTCTGCCACTCGGTGAAGAAGATGATGCCCTTCATCCTATGCGCAGACTGGCAGCCCGGGGGCCTGACCGACGCCTCAGGGCTCGCGGCACGCTTGGCCGCGCCGCCGCAACAGCTTTCGCTGTTCGCCTGA
- a CDS encoding putative membrane protein (ID:RHAL1_00219;~source:Prodigal:2.6) — protein sequence MTRYIAAYVATLVVFLAIDSVWLSIMSSRLYKPTLGDILLPKFLPGPAVAFYLMFVVGVVIFAVAPAMKSGEWTTALIYGALFGFFSYGVYDFTNLATLRNWTATITAADVVWGTVLTGTSATLGYLASRLVP from the coding sequence ATGACACGCTACATTGCAGCCTACGTTGCCACCCTCGTCGTCTTCCTCGCCATCGACTCAGTCTGGCTGAGCATCATGTCGAGCCGGCTCTACAAGCCGACGCTCGGCGATATCCTGCTGCCGAAGTTTCTGCCGGGGCCGGCCGTCGCCTTCTACCTGATGTTCGTCGTCGGCGTGGTGATCTTCGCCGTGGCGCCGGCCATGAAGAGCGGCGAGTGGACCACAGCGCTCATCTATGGCGCGCTCTTCGGCTTCTTCTCCTACGGCGTCTACGACTTCACGAACCTCGCGACGCTACGCAACTGGACTGCGACGATCACGGCCGCCGATGTCGTCTGGGGCACGGTGCTGACGGGCACGTCGGCGACACTGGGCTACCTTGCCTCGCGACTGGTGCCCTGA
- a CDS encoding hypothetical protein (ID:RHAL1_00218;~conserved protein of unknown function;~source:Prodigal:2.6) has product MPIYFQMDGIQGDATQEQHVGWMDIQSLQWQVARNINTLAGAAANREASEPAISEVTLTKISDSSTTSLFQEACTGTQGKTAKIDLVTTGSGGETYIEYILHNTLIASYTVGSSGDRPTESITLNFTQMDVTYTPFNQDNQKQSPLRASYNVATAQSM; this is encoded by the coding sequence ATGCCGATTTACTTCCAGATGGATGGCATCCAGGGCGACGCGACGCAGGAGCAGCATGTCGGCTGGATGGACATCCAGTCGCTGCAGTGGCAGGTCGCGCGCAACATCAACACGCTTGCTGGTGCCGCCGCCAACCGTGAGGCGTCCGAGCCGGCGATCAGCGAGGTCACGCTGACGAAGATCAGCGACTCCTCGACTACCAGCCTCTTCCAGGAGGCCTGTACCGGCACCCAGGGCAAGACCGCCAAGATCGACCTCGTCACCACCGGCAGCGGCGGCGAGACGTACATCGAGTACATCCTGCACAACACGCTGATCGCGTCCTACACGGTCGGCTCGTCGGGCGACCGTCCGACGGAATCGATCACGCTAAACTTCACGCAGATGGACGTGACCTACACGCCCTTCAACCAGGACAACCAGAAGCAGTCGCCGCTTCGCGCGTCCTACAACGTCGCCACCGCGCAGTCGATGTAA
- a CDS encoding Methyl-accepting chemotaxis protein (ID:RHAL1_00224;~source:Prodigal:2.6), with protein sequence MGIVSIGRSLLIKQLLLSGPVVALGCLAYFAVQDIADMARELASHDAAAVAIADATQAASTHIVLATVIAALLVAAICAPVMYLTVGRPLKEIRAAVERLAAGDLSIAIEPDARNDEIGAILRGLHELRDAAVTRQAQPVLPAAAPADAAQDRRVAARNEAFAIKLGGDVQRLATMTKRLSDAAELMIAAAHHANDGSDRATSASTNAAGDVTSVATASEQLLDSIEEISRQVVQSTNVVKAAVESAVDTNAGMGRLSTAAQKVGDVVSLISRIAAQTNLLALNATIEAARAGEAGRGFAVVAQEVKTLATQTAKATQDITGQITEMQEATDLSVEAIDKIQKKISEVEHISTIIAAAVHEQGAATQEIARNVRSAAAGTQAMSSHIENVVRSVGDTSTSAASVAQLAHELDDLARGMGAMIDSFTQSMKAA encoded by the coding sequence ATGGGCATCGTATCAATTGGGCGAAGCCTGCTGATCAAGCAACTGCTTCTGAGCGGCCCGGTGGTGGCGCTCGGCTGCCTTGCCTACTTTGCGGTGCAGGACATCGCCGACATGGCCCGGGAGCTGGCGTCGCACGATGCCGCGGCGGTGGCGATTGCCGACGCGACGCAGGCGGCCTCGACCCACATCGTGCTCGCGACGGTCATCGCCGCGCTGCTGGTCGCCGCGATCTGCGCGCCTGTCATGTACTTGACGGTCGGTCGCCCGCTCAAGGAGATCCGCGCGGCCGTCGAGCGGCTCGCGGCGGGCGACCTGTCGATCGCCATCGAGCCGGACGCCCGCAACGACGAGATCGGCGCCATCCTGCGCGGCTTGCACGAGCTGCGGGACGCGGCCGTGACCCGCCAGGCGCAGCCGGTGCTCCCTGCCGCGGCGCCTGCCGACGCAGCCCAGGACCGGCGCGTCGCCGCGCGCAACGAGGCCTTCGCCATCAAGCTCGGGGGCGACGTGCAGCGGCTCGCGACGATGACCAAGCGGCTGAGCGATGCCGCCGAGCTGATGATCGCCGCGGCGCACCATGCCAACGACGGCTCGGACCGGGCCACCAGCGCCTCGACGAACGCAGCCGGCGACGTCACCTCGGTGGCCACCGCCTCCGAGCAGCTCCTCGACTCGATCGAGGAGATCTCGCGCCAGGTCGTGCAGTCCACCAACGTCGTGAAGGCGGCCGTCGAGAGCGCGGTCGACACGAACGCCGGCATGGGCCGCCTCTCGACCGCCGCGCAGAAGGTCGGCGACGTCGTCAGCCTGATCTCGCGCATCGCGGCGCAGACCAACCTGCTCGCCCTCAACGCGACGATCGAGGCGGCGCGCGCCGGCGAGGCGGGTCGCGGCTTCGCGGTCGTCGCGCAGGAGGTGAAGACGCTCGCGACCCAGACCGCCAAGGCGACGCAGGACATCACCGGCCAGATCACCGAGATGCAGGAGGCGACCGACCTCTCCGTCGAGGCGATCGACAAGATCCAGAAGAAGATCTCCGAGGTCGAGCATATCTCGACAATCATCGCCGCCGCCGTCCACGAGCAAGGCGCTGCGACGCAGGAGATCGCCCGCAACGTCCGGTCCGCGGCCGCCGGGACCCAAGCCATGTCCTCGCACATCGAGAACGTCGTCCGCTCCGTCGGCGACACGTCGACCAGCGCCGCGTCGGTCGCCCAGCTCGCGCACGAGCTCGACGACCTCGCCCGCGGCATGGGCGCGATGATCGACAGCTTCACCCAGTCGATGAAGGCCGCCTAG
- the clpV gene encoding Protein ClpV1 (ID:RHAL1_00217;~source:Prodigal:2.6): MAGFDLRVVVDRLEPALRRSLEMAMHLAVTREHASIEVEHWMSILVARGGPFEPLLRTLDIAADRVADDMALRLDRMRGNHHSAPSFSRPVLEWLEEGWLAASLRFGRNEVLATDLLLALTTSAVLERLVREIAPSLRLDDAKVMAIATSASRAPSPAPAGTVAGATPQEGAAPRGAKADSDIARFTVDLTAAAREGKLDPVVGREAELRQVVDILMRRRQNNPILTGEAGVGKTAVVEALALRIAAGDVPPMLADVTILALDLGLLQAGAGVKGEFERRLTGLIAEIKAATTPIILFIDEAHLMIGAGNQSGGSDAANLLKPPLARGELRTIAATTWSEYKRHIERDPALTRRFQVVKVDEPKPELAVRMLRGIVPSLETHHGVRIKDEALVEAVRLSARHLPDRQLPDKAISVLDTAAAGVAISHATDPAAIEDLVAETAHLATERAAIVRDEGVDMASALAAIDARIADVETQLEALRARVKKERLLVEEIAETASAPEGGEDEAAKTSRLERRRKLEEKLAALQGEAPLVHPRVDKDAVAAVVARWTGVPVGRLVRDAVVTARTLEDRLRQRVVGQDRALAVIASAMRTSAARLGDPRKPPGVFLMVGTSGVGKTETALALADQLFGGSQHLSIINMSEFKEEHKVSSLVGAPPGYVGYGEGGVLTEAVRRRPYGLLLMDEVEKAHPGVQDVFYQVFDKGMLRDGEGRDIEFLNTTIILTSNAGSETLASLAADPETLPEGDALVEALQPELAKVFKPAFLGRVTIVPYLPLSEPVLHDIFKLQVARIAERLALAYGAQLVVAPGVEDAIVARCLAGSIGARAIEGVLSREVLPAISDVVLAHALGDGAAIAEIHVDLDDARRISVRATLSHGTASVPSEQAAVRPADCDHQGDQSRSGGLTPEPVDLAQA, translated from the coding sequence ATGGCGGGGTTTGATCTCCGCGTCGTCGTGGACAGGCTCGAGCCGGCGTTGCGCCGGTCGCTCGAGATGGCGATGCATCTGGCGGTGACGCGCGAGCACGCGAGCATCGAGGTCGAGCATTGGATGTCGATCCTCGTCGCACGCGGCGGCCCGTTCGAGCCGCTGCTGCGCACGCTCGACATCGCAGCCGACCGCGTTGCGGACGACATGGCGCTCCGTCTCGATCGTATGCGCGGAAACCACCATTCCGCGCCCAGCTTTTCGCGCCCAGTGCTGGAGTGGCTGGAAGAGGGCTGGCTCGCGGCGTCGCTTCGTTTCGGCCGCAACGAAGTGCTGGCGACCGATCTTCTCCTCGCGCTGACTACCTCGGCGGTGCTGGAGCGGCTGGTGCGCGAGATCGCGCCCTCGCTGCGGCTCGACGATGCCAAGGTGATGGCGATCGCGACGTCGGCTTCGCGTGCGCCGTCGCCGGCGCCGGCCGGCACGGTCGCGGGCGCCACACCGCAGGAGGGGGCGGCGCCACGCGGCGCCAAGGCGGACAGCGACATCGCCCGGTTCACGGTCGACCTCACCGCGGCGGCGCGCGAGGGCAAGCTCGATCCCGTCGTCGGGCGCGAGGCCGAGCTGCGCCAGGTCGTCGATATCCTCATGCGGCGGCGCCAGAACAACCCGATCCTCACCGGCGAGGCCGGCGTCGGCAAGACCGCGGTGGTCGAGGCGCTCGCGTTGCGCATCGCCGCCGGCGACGTGCCGCCGATGCTGGCCGACGTGACGATCCTCGCGCTCGATCTCGGCCTGCTGCAGGCCGGGGCCGGCGTGAAGGGCGAGTTCGAGCGGCGGCTCACCGGGCTCATCGCCGAGATCAAGGCGGCGACGACACCGATCATCCTGTTCATCGACGAAGCGCACCTGATGATCGGCGCCGGCAACCAGTCGGGCGGGAGCGATGCGGCAAATCTCCTCAAGCCGCCGCTGGCGCGCGGCGAGCTGCGCACGATCGCCGCGACGACCTGGTCGGAGTACAAACGGCATATCGAGCGCGATCCCGCGCTGACGCGCCGCTTCCAGGTCGTCAAGGTCGACGAGCCGAAGCCCGAGCTCGCCGTGCGCATGCTGCGCGGCATCGTCCCGTCGCTCGAGACGCACCACGGCGTTCGCATCAAGGACGAGGCGCTTGTCGAAGCCGTGCGACTCTCGGCGCGTCACCTGCCCGACCGCCAGCTGCCCGACAAGGCGATCAGCGTGCTCGACACCGCCGCCGCCGGCGTCGCGATCTCGCACGCGACCGACCCCGCCGCGATCGAGGATCTCGTCGCCGAGACTGCGCATCTCGCCACCGAGCGTGCCGCGATCGTCCGCGACGAGGGCGTCGACATGGCGAGCGCGCTGGCGGCGATCGATGCGCGCATCGCCGATGTCGAAACGCAGCTCGAGGCGCTGCGGGCGCGCGTGAAGAAGGAGCGCCTGCTCGTCGAGGAGATCGCCGAGACGGCCTCGGCGCCGGAGGGCGGCGAGGACGAGGCGGCGAAAACGTCGCGGCTCGAGCGGCGGCGCAAGCTGGAGGAGAAGCTCGCCGCGCTGCAAGGCGAGGCGCCGCTGGTCCATCCGCGCGTCGACAAGGATGCGGTCGCAGCCGTCGTAGCCCGCTGGACCGGCGTGCCGGTCGGGCGGCTGGTCCGCGATGCTGTCGTCACCGCCCGTACGCTGGAGGACCGGCTGCGCCAGCGCGTCGTCGGGCAGGACCGCGCGCTGGCCGTCATCGCCTCGGCGATGCGCACTTCCGCCGCACGGCTCGGCGATCCGCGCAAGCCGCCGGGCGTGTTCCTGATGGTCGGCACCAGCGGCGTCGGCAAGACGGAGACGGCACTGGCGCTGGCCGATCAGCTGTTCGGCGGCAGCCAGCACCTGTCGATCATCAACATGTCGGAGTTCAAGGAGGAGCATAAGGTCTCCTCGCTCGTCGGCGCGCCGCCAGGCTACGTCGGCTACGGCGAGGGCGGCGTGCTCACCGAGGCGGTGCGCCGCCGGCCTTACGGGCTCCTGCTCATGGACGAGGTCGAGAAGGCCCACCCCGGCGTGCAGGACGTCTTCTACCAGGTGTTCGACAAGGGGATGCTGCGCGACGGCGAGGGTCGCGACATCGAGTTCCTCAACACGACGATCATCCTCACGTCGAACGCCGGCTCGGAGACGCTCGCCTCGCTCGCCGCCGATCCGGAGACCCTGCCGGAGGGCGACGCGCTGGTCGAGGCGCTGCAGCCGGAGCTCGCGAAGGTGTTCAAGCCGGCCTTCCTCGGCCGCGTCACCATCGTGCCGTATCTGCCGCTCTCGGAGCCGGTGCTGCACGACATCTTCAAGCTGCAGGTGGCCCGCATCGCCGAGCGTCTTGCGCTGGCCTACGGCGCGCAGCTCGTCGTCGCGCCCGGGGTGGAGGATGCGATCGTCGCGCGCTGCCTCGCCGGCTCGATTGGCGCCCGCGCCATCGAAGGCGTGCTGTCGCGCGAGGTGCTGCCGGCGATCTCCGATGTCGTCCTGGCGCATGCGCTGGGCGACGGCGCGGCCATCGCAGAGATCCACGTCGACCTCGACGACGCGCGGCGCATCAGCGTGCGCGCGACCCTATCCCACGGGACGGCATCCGTCCCGAGCGAGCAAGCGGCGGTGCGCCCCGCCGACTGCGATCACCAGGGCGACCAGTCGCGCTCTGGGGGTCTGACACCCGAGCCGGTAGACCTGGCGCAAGCATGA
- a CDS encoding putative Phosphate starvation-inducible protein PsiF (ID:RHAL1_00220;~source:Prodigal:2.6): MLKKCSEEADAKGLTVQKGKGTERTAYRRQCMLKNGVSPKKP; encoded by the coding sequence ATGCTCAAGAAGTGCTCGGAAGAGGCTGATGCCAAGGGCCTCACCGTGCAGAAGGGCAAGGGCACTGAGCGCACGGCGTATCGCCGCCAGTGCATGCTGAAGAACGGCGTCTCGCCGAAGAAGCCCTAA
- the gshB gene encoding Glutathione synthetase (ID:RHAL1_00225;~source:Prodigal:2.6), translating into MALKVAVQMDPIERISIAGDTTFALMLEAAARKHDLFYYRPEDLSLRDGKAVAHVAPVEVRDIVGNHASLGPARTIDLAEMDVVLLRQDPPFDLAYITSTHILQRLQPGTLVVNDPVSVRNAPEKLFVMDYPQLMPPTLITRDRAEIEAFRRHHGEVVMKPLHGHGGTSVFKIAEKDPNFGSLFDLFSQTIREQWVVQAYLKNIVLGDKRIILIEGEPAGAINRVPAENDIRSNMVRGGAAAATQFTDRELEICATIGPELKRRGLLLVGIDVIDGHLTEINVTSPTGIRAIKRVGGPDLAVRVWDAIEAKRAATRVN; encoded by the coding sequence ATGGCCCTCAAGGTCGCCGTGCAGATGGACCCGATCGAGCGCATCTCGATCGCCGGCGACACCACGTTCGCCCTGATGCTCGAAGCCGCGGCGCGGAAGCACGACCTCTTCTACTACCGCCCCGAGGACTTGAGCCTGCGCGACGGGAAGGCGGTGGCCCATGTCGCCCCCGTCGAGGTGCGCGACATCGTCGGCAACCATGCGTCGCTGGGGCCGGCCCGGACGATCGACCTCGCCGAGATGGACGTCGTCCTCCTGCGCCAGGACCCGCCGTTCGATCTCGCCTACATCACCTCGACCCACATCCTGCAGCGCCTCCAGCCCGGCACGCTGGTGGTCAACGATCCGGTGAGCGTCCGCAACGCGCCCGAGAAGCTGTTCGTGATGGACTATCCTCAGCTCATGCCGCCGACGCTGATCACGCGCGACCGGGCGGAGATCGAGGCGTTCCGCCGCCATCACGGCGAGGTCGTGATGAAGCCGCTGCACGGCCACGGCGGCACGTCGGTCTTCAAGATCGCCGAGAAGGACCCAAACTTCGGCTCGCTCTTCGACCTCTTCTCGCAGACGATCCGCGAGCAGTGGGTGGTGCAGGCCTACCTCAAGAACATCGTGCTCGGCGACAAGCGGATCATCCTGATCGAGGGAGAGCCGGCCGGCGCGATCAACCGCGTGCCGGCGGAAAACGACATCCGTTCCAACATGGTACGGGGCGGCGCCGCCGCTGCGACTCAGTTTACCGACCGCGAACTCGAGATTTGCGCGACCATCGGCCCCGAACTAAAACGGCGAGGCCTGCTGCTCGTCGGTATCGACGTGATCGACGGTCACCTCACGGAGATCAACGTCACCTCGCCGACCGGCATTCGCGCCATCAAGCGGGTAGGGGGTCCCGACCTCGCGGTGCGTGTCTGGGATGCGATAGAGGCCAAGCGCGCGGCGACGCGCGTGAACTGA
- a CDS encoding putative Acetyltransferase (ID:RHAL1_00222;~source:Prodigal:2.6), which translates to MSNPRNEGSFSPFSLSQNVLDDPQAADAYARLLQEVFDFVPRRAPVPDPHWHVLALFEPQGACVAGIEIAKLGLVLDGEERVAMAMRLAGVAPSHRGRGLFRTLMDHALAACAQRAAAAPILLYTEDEALYTRFGFAPLVQHAFVGLALSPTPSAAARPVSRAEAIELIDRHAPSRAPVSLQCAVRGGTDLLRANVEESDPRLAFLDAVDALVIYEREEAEIVIVDIVAAVIPTMATIIGALAPDARRVRTLFPPDRLAWDATPVPDDTGLMIRGEVPPAMRRPFMLPPTTGF; encoded by the coding sequence ATGTCAAACCCACGCAATGAGGGCAGTTTTTCCCCTTTCTCTTTGAGCCAAAACGTCTTGGACGACCCCCAGGCGGCCGATGCTTACGCGCGCCTCCTGCAGGAGGTCTTCGACTTTGTGCCTCGACGTGCGCCTGTGCCGGACCCGCACTGGCACGTGCTTGCGCTGTTCGAGCCGCAGGGCGCCTGCGTGGCGGGTATCGAGATCGCGAAACTCGGTCTCGTGCTCGACGGCGAAGAGCGTGTCGCGATGGCGATGCGCCTTGCAGGCGTCGCGCCCTCGCATCGTGGCCGAGGCCTGTTCCGCACGCTCATGGACCATGCGCTCGCCGCCTGCGCGCAGCGCGCCGCCGCGGCGCCGATCCTGCTCTATACCGAGGATGAGGCGCTCTACACGCGCTTCGGCTTTGCGCCTCTCGTCCAGCACGCCTTCGTCGGTCTTGCTCTGTCGCCCACCCCAAGCGCAGCGGCGCGTCCCGTCTCGCGGGCCGAGGCGATAGAGCTGATCGATCGCCATGCGCCCAGTCGCGCGCCGGTCTCCCTGCAATGCGCCGTTCGCGGCGGCACCGACCTCTTGCGCGCGAATGTCGAGGAGAGCGATCCTCGCCTCGCCTTCCTCGATGCTGTGGACGCGCTGGTGATCTACGAACGGGAGGAGGCGGAGATCGTCATCGTGGACATCGTCGCGGCGGTCATCCCGACGATGGCGACGATCATCGGCGCTCTGGCGCCGGACGCGCGTCGCGTCCGCACCCTGTTTCCGCCTGACCGGCTCGCCTGGGACGCCACGCCGGTCCCCGACGACACGGGCCTGATGATCCGCGGCGAGGTCCCGCCGGCGATGCGGCGCCCCTTCATGCTCCCGCCGACGACGGGCTTCTGA
- a CDS encoding protein of unknown function (ID:RHAL1_00221;~source:Prodigal:2.6), producing the protein MMELVAGAKEIADTSGERFVAYLLAIVIEELGQMEVRRAGKLAASSRVTSAPTKTDAR; encoded by the coding sequence ATGATGGAGCTTGTCGCCGGCGCGAAGGAGATCGCGGACACATCGGGCGAGCGTTTCGTGGCCTACTTGCTCGCGATCGTCATCGAGGAGCTGGGCCAGATGGAAGTCCGTCGGGCAGGCAAGCTGGCCGCCTCCTCCAGGGTCACCAGCGCCCCGACCAAGACGGACGCACGCTAG